A genomic segment from Dehalococcoidia bacterium encodes:
- a CDS encoding SLBB domain-containing protein has product MTTYEEIKQTADERWQTLTNGPDAWIRVGTAMCGHSAGAYDVIDALKVEMERHGITAKIDEVGCLGLCYAEPLVDILRPGSQSRLFFGNVTPDDVGDIVDSYLVQGTVPSDKALGYLGEEPIQGVQDLQELPGMGRQQRIALRNGGHTAPSDIYQYIANGGYAGIHKALTQMEPDDVIKEMTDSGLRGRGGAAFPTGIKWSFMVRSPGPPKYMLCNCEEGDPGAYNDKGILESDPHTLLEGLMIGGYATRATNGIVFIRHGHDGPIDRTEEAIKQAYEAGILGKNIFGTDFSFDIEVALTGESYVAGEETALMEAVEGKRAQPRFRPPFPAAFGVWGHPSTINNVKTYSYAPEIISRGAEWFSSIGVNRSTGTAIICLTGNVEYPGLYEVPMGLTLGEVINEIGGGVPDGKQLKLLQTGGPLGGVLSSDSMSVHLDFDEMREAGAILGSGGIIVGDEDVCAVDLTRILVAFCQFESCGKCFPCRLGMEHLLEITERIARCKSRPGDLELMRSVGTTMEASSLCGHGQLGFGPIRSALTHFESDFIAHIEERRCPTGSCLGPHIAPKNTRPYALDFVPGAQNG; this is encoded by the coding sequence ATGACCACTTACGAAGAAATCAAGCAGACCGCCGACGAACGTTGGCAGACACTGACCAACGGTCCAGACGCCTGGATCAGGGTTGGTACAGCCATGTGCGGCCACTCGGCCGGAGCGTACGACGTCATCGACGCGCTGAAGGTCGAAATGGAGCGCCATGGGATCACGGCCAAAATAGATGAAGTCGGCTGCCTTGGCCTGTGCTACGCAGAGCCGCTAGTCGACATCCTGCGACCCGGCTCACAATCCCGACTCTTCTTCGGTAACGTCACTCCTGACGATGTCGGCGACATCGTTGATTCTTACCTGGTGCAGGGAACGGTGCCGTCCGATAAGGCGCTCGGATATCTGGGCGAAGAGCCCATCCAGGGAGTGCAGGACCTCCAGGAACTGCCCGGAATGGGCCGACAGCAGAGAATCGCTCTGCGAAACGGAGGCCACACCGCTCCCAGCGACATATACCAGTACATCGCCAACGGCGGCTACGCGGGCATCCACAAGGCGTTAACCCAGATGGAGCCTGACGACGTCATCAAGGAGATGACAGACTCTGGACTCAGAGGGCGCGGGGGAGCCGCGTTCCCGACGGGTATCAAGTGGAGCTTCATGGTGAGGTCCCCCGGACCGCCCAAGTACATGCTCTGCAACTGTGAAGAGGGCGACCCAGGCGCATACAACGACAAGGGCATACTCGAGAGCGACCCTCACACGCTGCTGGAAGGCTTGATGATCGGTGGTTACGCCACGCGTGCCACCAACGGGATAGTGTTCATTCGCCACGGGCACGATGGTCCAATCGACCGCACCGAAGAGGCAATCAAGCAGGCATACGAAGCAGGCATCCTGGGGAAGAACATCTTTGGCACCGATTTCAGCTTCGACATCGAGGTGGCGCTGACGGGCGAGTCCTACGTCGCCGGCGAAGAGACGGCGCTCATGGAGGCCGTTGAAGGCAAACGCGCCCAGCCGCGCTTTCGTCCACCCTTCCCTGCCGCATTCGGCGTATGGGGACACCCTTCGACCATCAACAACGTAAAGACATACTCCTATGCGCCCGAGATCATCTCGCGCGGCGCGGAGTGGTTCAGTTCCATAGGCGTCAACCGCAGCACTGGCACGGCGATAATCTGCCTGACCGGAAACGTCGAGTACCCGGGCCTTTACGAGGTCCCGATGGGACTGACTCTAGGTGAGGTCATCAACGAGATCGGAGGAGGCGTGCCGGACGGCAAGCAGCTCAAGCTGCTCCAGACCGGTGGGCCGCTCGGCGGTGTGCTCAGCTCAGACAGCATGTCGGTACACCTGGATTTCGACGAGATGCGCGAGGCGGGAGCCATTCTTGGCTCCGGCGGAATCATCGTCGGAGACGAGGACGTGTGCGCCGTCGATCTCACCCGCATACTCGTGGCTTTCTGCCAGTTCGAGTCGTGCGGCAAGTGCTTCCCGTGCCGATTGGGCATGGAGCACCTTCTTGAAATCACCGAGAGGATTGCGCGCTGTAAGAGCCGTCCCGGAGACCTGGAGCTAATGCGGTCGGTTGGCACTACAATGGAAGCAAGCTCCCTCTGCGGACACGGGCAGCTCGGATTCGGCCCCATCCGGTCGGCGCTGACGCACTTCGAGTCGGATTTCATCGCGCACATCGAAGAGCGCAGGTGTCCGACCGGAAGCTGTCTCGGACCGCACATAGCCCCGAAGAACACCAGACCTTACGCCCTCGACTTCGTACCCGGAGCGCAGAATGGCTGA
- a CDS encoding NAD(P)H-dependent oxidoreductase subunit E, translating into MPPLSSEDSTRLRHAINNQRRPTVTVLSSLLAVQDELGYIPDEAIEEVAVLNETTINEVWGVASFYTNFRFTPPGAHNVEICWGPTCHLKGASHILKRVMDQLGLDDEGETEDGNISFKFNTCLGACSVAPVMSVDHHLIGRITADSASTRVQELQNT; encoded by the coding sequence TTGCCTCCACTCAGCTCAGAGGACAGCACCCGGCTGCGACACGCGATCAATAATCAGCGTCGGCCCACGGTAACCGTTCTTTCATCGCTACTCGCTGTCCAGGACGAGCTCGGCTACATCCCGGATGAGGCCATCGAAGAGGTGGCCGTACTGAACGAGACGACCATCAACGAAGTCTGGGGAGTCGCTTCTTTCTACACCAACTTCAGGTTCACACCTCCCGGTGCGCACAATGTGGAGATCTGCTGGGGTCCCACCTGCCACCTCAAGGGGGCGTCCCACATTCTCAAGCGCGTTATGGATCAGCTGGGACTGGACGACGAGGGCGAGACTGAAGACGGCAACATCTCATTCAAGTTCAACACGTGCCTAGGTGCCTGCTCCGTCGCACCAGTCATGAGCGTGGACCACCACCTGATCGGACGAATAACTGCCGATTCAGCATCCACCCGAGTGCAGGAACTTCAAAACACCTAG
- the aspS gene encoding aspartate--tRNA ligase: MLKSISCGSLRAEHAGQSATLAGWVHRRRDHGSLIFIDIRDRDGLTQVVFNPEIAPDAHRIAESFRNEWVVQVSGEVAPRPEGTENPGIATGAIELVASDASVLNEALTPPFYINEESDVDELLRMQYRYLDLRRPGMRDMLVLRHKVVKFIRDFLDQRGFLEVETPILIKSTPEGARDYLVPSRLYPGSFYALPQSPQQLKQLLMAAGVEKYFQIARCFRDEDPRADRQPEHTQLDLEMSFVEEDDVLGLIEELYTALIDTVMPEKRLLRPFPRLTYAESMASYGTDKPDLRFEMKMADLSDIAASTDFRVFTSAVESGGIVKGFSAPGCASYSRRQTDELIDFVKAWGARGLVTIALNGEGSVDDLTVDQVRSAAARFLSLDQIKEIARNTGANVGDMVLIVAGPEKTTNQALSSLRHEMGRRLELTDPDLIAFAFVTDFPLFEWNENEERWDAMHHAFSMPKYGTEKYIETDPSRVIGRLYDLVANGHELASGSIRIHTRELQEKVFEVLGYTTDDVAERFGQLLTAFEYGAPPHGGIAPGIDRLLMVLLQTDNIRDVIAFPKTQNGIDPLFGAPGEVDQGQLDELKLKVLVE, encoded by the coding sequence TTGCTCAAGTCGATAAGTTGCGGAAGTTTAAGGGCCGAGCACGCCGGCCAGTCAGCTACCCTGGCCGGATGGGTGCACCGCCGCCGGGACCACGGTTCGCTGATCTTCATCGACATCAGGGACCGCGACGGTCTGACGCAGGTCGTATTCAATCCTGAAATAGCTCCAGACGCCCACCGGATCGCAGAGAGCTTTCGTAACGAGTGGGTTGTGCAGGTCTCAGGCGAGGTCGCACCGCGACCGGAAGGCACCGAAAACCCCGGCATAGCGACTGGTGCGATAGAACTCGTCGCCTCTGATGCCTCCGTACTCAATGAGGCCCTTACACCACCCTTCTACATCAACGAAGAGTCTGATGTAGATGAGTTGTTGCGCATGCAATACAGGTACCTCGACCTCCGTCGACCGGGCATGAGGGACATGCTGGTGCTCAGGCACAAGGTGGTCAAATTCATTCGAGACTTCCTGGACCAGAGAGGCTTCCTCGAGGTTGAGACGCCCATACTCATCAAGAGCACACCGGAAGGCGCGCGCGACTATCTCGTCCCCAGCCGGCTGTATCCGGGCAGCTTCTACGCGCTTCCACAGTCACCCCAGCAGCTCAAGCAGCTGCTGATGGCGGCGGGAGTCGAGAAGTACTTCCAGATTGCCAGGTGTTTCAGGGATGAAGACCCGCGGGCCGACCGCCAGCCGGAGCACACGCAGCTCGATCTCGAAATGAGCTTCGTCGAGGAAGACGACGTCCTCGGGTTGATAGAAGAGCTCTACACCGCCCTGATCGACACGGTCATGCCTGAAAAGCGCCTGCTCAGGCCATTCCCAAGGCTGACATATGCAGAGTCGATGGCGTCTTACGGCACAGACAAACCAGACCTGCGCTTCGAAATGAAGATGGCTGACCTCTCCGACATCGCAGCGTCCACAGACTTCCGCGTCTTCACGTCTGCCGTGGAGAGCGGCGGCATAGTCAAGGGGTTTAGCGCGCCGGGTTGTGCTTCGTACTCAAGACGCCAGACGGACGAGCTGATCGACTTCGTCAAGGCGTGGGGTGCGAGAGGCCTTGTCACCATTGCACTTAACGGCGAGGGCTCTGTCGACGATCTGACCGTAGACCAGGTGAGGTCTGCTGCCGCCCGGTTCCTGTCGCTCGACCAGATCAAGGAGATTGCCAGGAATACCGGCGCGAACGTCGGCGATATGGTGCTGATAGTAGCTGGCCCTGAAAAGACCACCAACCAGGCGCTGAGCAGCCTTCGGCACGAGATGGGACGCCGACTGGAACTGACCGACCCAGACCTGATCGCATTCGCATTCGTTACCGACTTTCCGCTGTTCGAGTGGAACGAGAACGAAGAGAGATGGGACGCAATGCACCACGCGTTCTCCATGCCAAAGTATGGCACCGAGAAGTACATCGAGACAGATCCGAGTCGGGTGATCGGACGCCTGTATGATCTCGTCGCGAACGGACACGAGCTTGCCAGCGGGAGCATCAGGATTCACACGCGGGAGCTCCAGGAGAAGGTGTTCGAGGTTCTCGGGTACACGACTGACGATGTCGCAGAGCGCTTCGGCCAGCTTCTGACCGCGTTCGAGTACGGCGCGCCTCCACACGGAGGCATAGCGCCCGGAATAGACAGGCTGCTCATGGTGCTCCTCCAGACCGACAACATCAGGGACGTGATAGCTTTCCCGAAGACCCAAAATGGGATCGATCCGCTCTTTGGAGCACCGGGCGAAGTCGACCAGGGACAGCTCGATGAACTCAAGCTGAAGGTGCTGGTCGAGTAG
- a CDS encoding Lrp/AsnC family transcriptional regulator: protein MDRIDVAIVEILSTDGRASNAQIARHVGVSEGTVRRRLKRMVDEEVVQIKVISDPKGLGRLSQCMVGVTVEPSQVDAVLEEICSREEVTFAACTTGSYDLMLCISVDSPDKLGEFLLTDLGSITGIHRIESYMLLSVGKDSLGQFTS, encoded by the coding sequence ATGGACAGAATCGACGTGGCGATAGTTGAGATACTGAGCACCGACGGACGAGCGTCGAACGCTCAGATCGCCCGTCACGTAGGCGTCAGTGAAGGTACCGTGAGACGCCGTCTCAAGAGGATGGTGGACGAGGAAGTAGTGCAGATCAAGGTCATCTCAGATCCCAAGGGACTGGGACGGCTATCTCAATGCATGGTTGGCGTGACAGTCGAACCCTCCCAGGTGGACGCCGTGCTGGAAGAGATCTGTAGCAGGGAAGAGGTAACGTTCGCAGCTTGTACGACGGGGAGCTACGATCTGATGCTTTGTATAAGCGTCGACAGCCCCGACAAGCTTGGCGAGTTCCTCCTGACCGATCTTGGATCGATCACCGGCATACACCGGATCGAGAGCTACATGCTCCTGTCAGTGGGCAAAGACAGCCTCGGCCAGTTCACCAGCTAA